The Pungitius pungitius chromosome 4, fPunPun2.1, whole genome shotgun sequence nucleotide sequence CTTTTGTGTCAGCCATTAATTATGCAACTCAGGAGTGCCATGCTTGAATCTGTAGTATTTGATCAATAATAATGCCTCGATGGGGTGACATCAGTGCACTAACCTCAGGAAAATAAATGGGCCAAAGagttgtattctttttttttaactcaacaaTTTCCACAGATAGTCTGGGTTGTTTTCTTGCAATAGTTCTGTAATAATGGATGTATTTACAAACAATGAGCAATAGGTTTTTAATAAAGACATTTAATTGCGTATCCTAGACGATCAAATAAACAACAGATAAGAGGCTTGAGATCTGCAACAGCTTTGTATTTAACACAAAATCAGGAGACAGGAAATTTTGCTATTCCTCCCAACTCTCCCCAAAGATCAATAGCAGTCCATGTCACAAAGAGCTGTGGGTTCACACCCTGATCCAACTCCCAAACCATAAATCATTCATCACCAGCACGTACACAGAACACCAGCAGCCAGAGAATCGGGTCAACACTGACCTTTCCCTCAAACATCTACTAGTTCCAATGCAAGTTAAAGTTAAACTTAAAGTCACATTAAATCAGAATCACAACCAGAATCAAAATGGGCTTTAATGGCCACGTATGCTTATGCATGCATCCATTTTACTCTGGTTTGCACTTTGTTCTCCGcaaacattcaaataaacaagaaaaataaaaacatgtccaGAATGAGGCTTCTCTCATCTTCAGTCTGTGGAAGAGCCGGCTCACGTCCTCTTTGCAGCTCTTCAGTGCTGGTGGGGGGCGATTGGGAGAGATGAGaaggaggcagaaggaggcagAAAGAGGCAGGGGGCCTGGGTGATTGTTTGATGATGGcgggacagtggggggggggggagcgggctAATCAAACCTGCGCAGTAGAAAACATTCAGGTCGTCAGCCAGTTGGGGGTTCTCcacactgtgtatgtgtgtgtgtgtgctttaggGCTCCTGTTCTTTGTGAAACTCTTCCTCCCTGACGAGGGGACAAGGAGTTCTGCAGTGAGCCCGTGCTTGTTTTTAGTCTGCGCTCACAAAACCTCCTGTATTAGGTCATAGTCTGATCCAGGTGTGTAGCAGCAGCCTCAGAGTGCAAATACTGCACTGCATTCAACACTCTCTTTCTTCTCACTGTATCTCTGTCTTGACACTTCTCTTGCCTTCCCGTAGAACATGACTCGAAGATGAGCGGCGCTCAGGCTGAAGAGAAGGACTCTCCTCCACCCGAGGAGCTGGAGTGTAAAATCTGCTATCAACGCTACAATGCCCACAACCGCAGGCCTAAGGTCCTGGACTGCCTGCACCGGGTCTGCGTCCGCTGCCTCATCAAGATCCTGGACATCGCCGACGGGACGGACTTCATCTCCTGCCCCTTCTGCAGACACCAGACTGAGGTCTCAGAGTACGAGGTGTCAGCCCTCCCCGACGACGCCATCATAATGTCCCGTCTGGCGATGCGGGACAAATCCTGGAGCTCCGACAAGAACAGGGAGGTGCTCCTGACTCCAACGAGTTTCTCCTCCTCGAGCCCATCCCGCGACTCCTCCAACTGCCTGGTCATCACCATAATGGAAGTGCAGGGGGAGGCGCAGCGCTCCCCGAGCAGAAACGGAAGCTCCGACGTCTTCGCCGAGCAGAGCCTGGACTCTG carries:
- the zgc:165481 gene encoding E3 ubiquitin-protein ligase RNF182; the protein is MKDSTSESTVVEEGESHTSGQEHDSKMSGAQAEEKDSPPPEELECKICYQRYNAHNRRPKVLDCLHRVCVRCLIKILDIADGTDFISCPFCRHQTEVSEYEVSALPDDAIIMSRLAMRDKSWSSDKNREVLLTPTSFSSSSPSRDSSNCLVITIMEVQGEAQRSPSRNGSSDVFAEQSLDSVSMGSNGLAEQDALSKFCNHVPRILVWLLGFLYFGSLPLGIYLLVIQRVTLGIACVSLVPSSLTVCLVYGFCQCLCQGMCDCYSRG